The following coding sequences are from one Rhipicephalus microplus isolate Deutch F79 chromosome 3, USDA_Rmic, whole genome shotgun sequence window:
- the LOC119171710 gene encoding piggyBac transposable element-derived protein 4 has product MYWSRNRLVETPVFGEIMSRNRFELIMRMLHFVDNTTIENCEGHPQPHLRKIWPVYQALLEKYRTLYVPERDVSVDESLLLFKGRLSWKQYMPLKRARFGIKSFLLCESSSGYIWNSVIYTGKETNIEISSEEAATFGMATKVVLKLLEPLLDKGYCVTTDNFYTSPELVDFLLKRSTDIYGTTRATRKDLPPGFAKAKLKKGEMVAFQRGKCLAVQWMDKKLVTVLSTVHSAEMARFIDKMGKETLKPEVILDYNHTMGGVDRADQMLASYSVPRKRKKISYKKIFQHLLDEATYNSFVLYQKGGGRASHLEYRLRLIDEIITKYSPNTGTKKKGRPGRPLNAKRFGERHFPSHIPPTEKKQEPTRRCVVCYMKRDVNGKNIRKETRTWCRWCEKALCAVPCFERYHTDGSLN; this is encoded by the coding sequence ATGTACTGGTCTAGGAATCGGCTGGTTGAGACTCCGGTCTTTGGCGAGATAATGTCCAGAAACCGCTTCGAACTAATAATGAGAATGTTGCACTTTGTCGACAACACGACAATCGAAAATTGTGAAGGACACCCTCAACCTCATCTGAGGAAAATCTGGCCGGTTTATCAGGCACTTCTTGAAAAATACCGGACATTGTATGTGCCGGAGCGGGACgtcagtgtcgacgagagcttgCTGCTCTTCAAAGGCCGGCTCAGCTGGAAGCAGTATATGCCCCTGAAGAGAGCGAGGTTTGGCATAAAGTCATTTTTGCTGTGCGAATCTTCAAGTGGGTATATATGGAACTCTGTAATTTATACAGGGAAAGAAACGAACATTGAGATCTCGTCAGAAGAAGCAGCAACCTTCGGAATGGCGACGAAAGTTGTTTTGAAGCTTCTGGAGCCCCTGCTAGACAAAGGCTACTGCGTCACAACTGACAACTTCTACACCTCACCAGAACTGGTTGACTTTCTTTTGAAGAGATCAACTGACATCTATGGCACGACGCGAGCCACTCGCAAAGACCTTCCGCCTGGTTTCGCCAAGGCAAAGCTCAAGAAAGGCGAGATGGTTGCCTTTCAAAGGGGCAAGTGCTTGGCTGTTCAGTGGATGGACAAAAAACTGGTGACGGTTCTATCTACAGTACATAGTGCTGAAATGGCGCGATTCATTGACAAAATGGGCAAAGAAACCCTGAAGCCAGAAGTTATACTTGATTATAACCATACAATGGGAGGAGTTGACAGAGCAGATCAGATGCTGGCGAGCTACTCAGTGCCACGGAAACGAAAAAAGATCTCCTACAAGAAGATCTTCCAACACCTCTTGGATGAGGCGACCTACAATTCATTCGTTCTGTACCAGAAAGGAGGAGGCCGAGCATCTCATCTGGAGTATAGGCTAAGGCTTATTGATGAGATCATCACGAAGTACTCTCCCAACACCGGCACCAAGAAGAAAGGACGGCCAGGGCGCCCCCTGAACGCAAAACGGTTTGGTGAGCGCCACTTTCCATCGCACATACCACCAACAGAGAAGAAGCAAGAACCGACACGCCGCTGCGTAGTCTGCTACATGAAGCGAGATGTAAATGGCAAGAACATCCGCAAGGAAACCAGGACCTGGTGCAGGTGGTGCGAGAAGGCTCTCTGCGCAGTGCCGTGCTTTGAACGCTACCACACGGATGGTAGCCTCAACTAG